Proteins from one Effusibacillus pohliae DSM 22757 genomic window:
- a CDS encoding Asp23/Gls24 family envelope stress response protein, whose product MPKVLHNELGKVAIEESVIATIAGFAALDCYGLVGMASQKKVKDSISELLGRDNPGRGVEVHVQDDRVIVDLHIIVSYGTKISVVAHNVMEKVKYTLENTLGVEVDQINVIVQGVRVSGEK is encoded by the coding sequence ATGCCGAAAGTATTGCACAACGAATTGGGGAAAGTTGCAATTGAGGAGAGTGTGATCGCAACGATCGCCGGTTTTGCGGCACTCGACTGTTACGGCTTGGTAGGGATGGCCTCTCAAAAGAAAGTGAAAGACAGCATCAGCGAATTGCTGGGGCGCGACAATCCCGGTCGGGGAGTGGAAGTTCACGTGCAGGACGACCGGGTGATCGTTGATCTGCACATTATTGTCAGCTATGGCACGAAAATTTCGGTAGTGGCCCATAATGTCATGGAAAAGGTGAAGTATACTCTGGAAAATACCCTGGGCGTGGAGGTTGACCAGATCAACGTGATCGTTCAGGGCGTCCGGGTGAGCGGCGAGAAGTAA
- the rpe gene encoding ribulose-phosphate 3-epimerase, producing MIKIAPSILSADFAKLGDEIRVIEQGGADYVHVDVMDGHFVPNLTIGPLIVQAIRPHTRLPLDVHLMIEQPDRYIPDFARAGADIISVHAEACPHLHRTIQLIKSVGARASVALNPHTPLAMIEHVLDDLDMVLLMTVNPGFGGQKFIGSVVPKIRSLRQSLDARDLRHIDIEVDGGINPETSAIVREAGANVLVAGSAVYGAPDPVEAIRLIRG from the coding sequence ATGATCAAAATAGCCCCATCCATTTTATCGGCCGATTTTGCCAAGTTGGGGGACGAAATCCGGGTGATTGAACAAGGCGGGGCCGATTATGTGCACGTCGATGTGATGGACGGCCACTTTGTCCCCAATCTAACGATCGGTCCGTTGATTGTGCAGGCGATCCGGCCGCATACCCGGTTGCCGCTGGATGTGCATTTGATGATCGAACAACCGGATCGCTACATTCCCGATTTTGCCAGAGCGGGGGCGGACATCATCTCGGTGCATGCGGAAGCGTGCCCCCATCTGCACCGTACGATCCAATTGATTAAATCGGTCGGCGCCAGAGCGTCCGTCGCGCTGAATCCGCATACCCCCTTGGCGATGATCGAGCACGTGCTCGACGATCTGGACATGGTCCTGCTGATGACCGTCAATCCAGGGTTTGGCGGGCAAAAATTCATCGGCTCCGTCGTGCCGAAAATCCGCTCGTTGCGCCAATCGCTCGATGCCCGCGATCTGCGGCACATTGACATTGAAGTGGACGGAGGAATCAATCCGGAAACTTCGGCGATCGTGCGGGAGGCGGGCGCCAACGTGCTTGTGGCCGGCTCCGCCGTCTACGGAGCACCCGACCCGGTGGAAGCGATTCGACTCATACGCGGGTAA
- the rpmB gene encoding 50S ribosomal protein L28 — translation MAKRCAVCGKDPKTGNQISHSHIVTKRRWLPNLQRVRALVNGSVKRIHVCTRCLKAGKVKRAI, via the coding sequence ATGGCAAAACGTTGCGCGGTTTGTGGAAAGGATCCGAAAACGGGGAATCAGATCTCCCATTCCCATATTGTGACCAAACGTCGTTGGTTACCCAATCTTCAACGCGTTCGTGCGCTTGTGAACGGTTCGGTAAAACGGATTCATGTTTGCACCCGCTGTCTGAAAGCGGGCAAAGTGAAACGCGCGATCTGA
- the coaD gene encoding pantetheine-phosphate adenylyltransferase, protein MKIAVYPGSFDPVTLGHLDIAERAAKIFDKLIIAVMVNPHKNPLFTVEERTELIREAVRHIPNIEVDSFPGLLVHYLQAKGAQVIVKGLRAVSDFESELAMASINWKMYPAAETFFMPTNFKYSYISSSLVKEIARHGGPIEEFVPLHVEKAVRAAYESLRNK, encoded by the coding sequence ATGAAAATCGCAGTCTATCCAGGCAGTTTCGATCCCGTCACGCTCGGTCACCTGGACATTGCCGAGCGGGCGGCCAAAATTTTTGACAAATTAATCATTGCCGTGATGGTCAACCCGCACAAAAACCCGTTGTTTACTGTCGAGGAACGGACGGAGCTGATCCGCGAAGCGGTCCGCCATATTCCGAACATCGAAGTGGACAGTTTTCCTGGCCTGCTGGTTCACTATTTGCAGGCGAAGGGAGCGCAAGTGATTGTCAAAGGGTTGCGGGCGGTGTCCGATTTTGAGTCGGAATTGGCGATGGCCTCCATCAACTGGAAGATGTATCCGGCTGCCGAGACGTTTTTTATGCCGACCAATTTCAAGTATTCATACATCAGTTCCAGCCTGGTCAAGGAAATCGCACGGCACGGCGGGCCGATCGAAGAATTTGTCCCGTTGCATGTCGAAAAAGCGGTGCGAGCCGCCTATGAATCATTGCGGAACAAGTAA
- a CDS encoding patatin-like phospholipase family protein: MTMPKIGLALGAGGARGFAHIGVLQVFEQAGIPIDAIAGSSMGSLIGAFYASGMETRYMEMLAKNLKRKHFVDFTIPRLGFVAGNKITEMIRLLTKDMNIEDGKIPLAVVATDVEKGERVVFRQGPMYRAVRASISIPGVFVPCFYDNRVLIDGGVIDRVPVTACRELGVDLVIAVDVGLYNKELPVRSIFDVFFQSIEIMEREILKTRILDANLVIRPDVGHISTAAFVQVEECIEQGRKAARQAIDQIRQTIDDWKGEQAVGDSVNS; the protein is encoded by the coding sequence ATGACGATGCCGAAAATCGGATTGGCGCTTGGCGCCGGGGGAGCCCGCGGATTCGCCCATATCGGGGTGCTGCAGGTGTTCGAACAAGCGGGTATCCCGATTGACGCGATCGCGGGCAGTTCGATGGGGAGCCTGATCGGCGCGTTCTACGCAAGCGGAATGGAAACACGCTATATGGAAATGCTAGCAAAGAACTTGAAACGCAAGCATTTTGTCGATTTTACGATTCCCAGGCTGGGGTTTGTGGCCGGCAACAAGATCACGGAGATGATCCGCCTGCTGACCAAGGACATGAATATTGAAGACGGGAAAATCCCATTGGCGGTTGTTGCCACCGACGTGGAGAAAGGGGAACGGGTGGTGTTTCGGCAAGGTCCGATGTACAGGGCGGTGCGCGCCAGCATTTCGATCCCGGGCGTGTTTGTTCCCTGTTTTTATGACAACCGGGTGCTGATCGACGGCGGCGTCATCGACCGCGTGCCGGTCACCGCCTGCCGCGAATTGGGGGTGGACCTGGTGATCGCTGTCGATGTCGGCCTGTACAACAAGGAGTTGCCGGTTCGCAGCATCTTCGACGTGTTTTTCCAGTCGATCGAGATCATGGAACGGGAGATTCTCAAAACCCGCATCCTCGACGCCAATCTGGTGATCCGCCCGGATGTGGGGCATATTTCGACGGCCGCATTCGTGCAGGTGGAAGAGTGCATCGAACAAGGGCGGAAAGCAGCCCGGCAAGCGATCGACCAGATCCGGCAAACGATTGATGATTGGAAAGGAGAGCAAGCGGTTGGCGACTCGGTTAACAGCTAG
- a CDS encoding DAK2 domain-containing protein, with protein sequence MNHKRLDGGLFVQMVLAGQQSLESNKQAVNALNVFPVPDGDTGTNMSLSLASGVAEMRRVANRPLGEVAEALATGLLMGARGNSGVILSQLFRGFAKAVSNRDSIDVRTFAECLQTGVTTAYNAVAKPVEGTILTVAKDAAKAAAQAARPANATLYSVMEAALKEAERSLRRTPDLLPVLKQANVVDSGGQGLVFIYRGFLTALSGERLEQTPLADEPVIGPIPHGMPAPAGAFVEHAEEYGYCTEFIIRLDRAPDSEQEIEQRVRNALQEYGDSMLVVAANNLVKVHIHALRPGQVLEEAIQFGPLTRIKIDNMTEQHHNLKNEYGNENPAPAAVRPYGLVAVAAGDGLRDIFKSIGVEVVEGGQTMNPSTEDIVKAVERLNAEQVFVLPNNSNIIMAAEQAKLVLGDKIRVIPTKTVPQGIAAALAFDPEELPDVNENRMQAAAGRIKTGQVTRAVRDSQFQDFDIKQGDCMGLAEGKVVAVGPEPDQTAQSLLEKMVDKDSEIITVFYGQAVTSERAEQLVDRLAEKFRHCEFELHYGGQPLYDYILSVE encoded by the coding sequence ATGAACCACAAGCGTTTGGACGGCGGGCTGTTCGTACAAATGGTGCTAGCCGGACAGCAAAGTCTTGAGAGCAACAAACAAGCGGTCAACGCATTGAACGTATTTCCGGTTCCGGACGGCGACACCGGCACCAACATGAGCCTGTCGCTAGCTTCCGGGGTGGCCGAGATGCGGCGGGTAGCCAATCGACCGCTGGGCGAAGTGGCGGAGGCGTTGGCCACCGGTTTATTAATGGGCGCGCGGGGCAACTCGGGCGTGATTTTGTCTCAATTGTTCCGCGGATTCGCGAAAGCGGTGTCAAACCGGGATTCGATCGATGTGCGAACGTTTGCCGAATGTTTGCAAACAGGTGTGACGACCGCCTATAACGCGGTGGCCAAACCGGTCGAAGGGACGATCCTGACGGTTGCCAAAGATGCGGCAAAAGCGGCGGCGCAAGCAGCCCGACCGGCAAACGCGACACTGTATTCGGTGATGGAAGCGGCACTGAAAGAAGCGGAACGTTCCTTGCGGCGGACCCCCGATTTGCTGCCTGTGCTGAAGCAGGCGAACGTGGTCGATTCCGGCGGCCAAGGTCTCGTCTTTATTTATCGCGGATTCCTTACCGCCTTAAGCGGCGAGCGTCTGGAGCAAACGCCATTGGCGGACGAGCCCGTGATCGGTCCGATTCCGCACGGGATGCCCGCACCTGCAGGAGCTTTTGTCGAACATGCGGAGGAATATGGGTACTGTACGGAATTTATCATTCGGTTGGACCGTGCCCCCGATTCCGAACAGGAAATCGAACAGCGGGTGCGCAACGCTTTGCAGGAATATGGCGATTCCATGCTTGTCGTGGCGGCCAACAATCTGGTAAAGGTACATATCCACGCTCTCCGTCCTGGACAAGTCCTTGAGGAAGCGATTCAGTTCGGGCCGCTGACCCGGATTAAAATCGACAACATGACGGAGCAGCACCACAACCTGAAAAATGAGTACGGGAACGAAAATCCGGCACCGGCAGCCGTCCGGCCTTACGGATTGGTCGCTGTCGCGGCGGGCGACGGTCTGCGCGACATCTTCAAAAGCATCGGAGTCGAAGTGGTGGAAGGCGGTCAAACGATGAATCCGAGTACGGAGGATATCGTCAAGGCGGTTGAACGGCTGAACGCGGAGCAAGTGTTTGTGCTGCCGAACAACTCAAACATCATCATGGCGGCGGAACAGGCAAAATTGGTGTTGGGCGACAAAATCCGCGTCATCCCGACGAAAACGGTTCCGCAAGGCATCGCCGCCGCACTGGCGTTTGATCCGGAAGAACTCCCAGACGTTAACGAAAATCGCATGCAGGCGGCGGCCGGGCGGATCAAAACCGGCCAGGTCACCCGCGCTGTGCGCGATTCGCAGTTCCAGGATTTTGACATTAAACAGGGTGATTGCATGGGACTGGCCGAAGGCAAGGTGGTGGCGGTCGGCCCCGAGCCGGATCAGACGGCCCAATCACTGCTTGAAAAAATGGTGGACAAGGACTCCGAGATCATCACTGTCTTTTACGGACAAGCGGTGACCAGCGAGCGGGCGGAACAGTTGGTGGACCGGCTGGCGGAGAAGTTCCGGCACTGCGAATTCGAACTGCATTACGGCGGGCAGCCGTTGTACGATTATATACTCTCTGTCGAATAG
- the recG gene encoding ATP-dependent DNA helicase RecG → MLSLQSPVNHLAGVGPSRERDLARLGIYTVGDLITYYPFRYDDRTVQAGQSLQHDSRVTVQAVIQTPPAVRQKGRRSVMTVQVRTTDGMPLAAVWFNQLFLRDRLRPGVAVSLTGKYDARRRSLTVSHYDFEPDTQSIHSNRLVPIYEVRGDLTPKVLRSLLLKALKQLELQIPEILPHRLLAKYKLLSKRDALWQIHLPQDRESLRQAKRRLVFEEFFLFQLKLQAFRHLHKTDQPGIAHSFTKEQWGEFLRALPFELTDGQKRAVRQILLDMRAPHPMNRLLQGDVGSGKTIIAFCAMYAAYLSGYQSAMMVPTEILAEQHYESASRLLGELGVRIGLLTGSIRETERKELLDKLANGELDAVIGTHALLEEGVEFANLSLVVTDEQHRFGVEQRAIFRQKGHHPDVLFMSATPIPRTLAMSLFGDLDVSVLDQMPAGRKPIQTYWVTPDKEQRVIRFLRKELAKGRQAYIVAPLIEESEKMEGVENAIDLYSRLCEPLAGFQVGLMHGKLPAREKEAVMRRFKANEIQVLVSTTVIEVGVNVPNATVMVIYNADRFGLAQLHQLRGRVGRGEHASTCILIAEPLTETGIERMQAMISTQNGFELAEKDLELRGPGEFFGIRQSGMPEFRLGDLVADANVMQAAREEAQQLIDSPDFWILPEYQELLAYLKNENVLKAPIQD, encoded by the coding sequence ATGCTTTCGTTGCAATCCCCTGTCAACCATCTTGCCGGGGTGGGTCCTTCCCGTGAGCGGGATCTGGCCCGCCTTGGCATTTATACGGTGGGAGATCTGATCACCTATTACCCGTTCCGCTACGACGACCGGACCGTACAGGCCGGACAGTCGCTGCAGCATGACTCCCGCGTGACGGTGCAGGCGGTAATTCAGACGCCGCCGGCGGTCCGACAGAAAGGGCGCAGGTCGGTGATGACCGTGCAGGTGAGAACGACCGACGGGATGCCGCTGGCGGCCGTCTGGTTTAACCAGCTGTTCCTGCGCGACCGGCTGCGGCCCGGGGTTGCCGTTTCGTTAACCGGCAAGTATGACGCCAGAAGGCGCAGCCTCACGGTGTCCCACTATGATTTTGAACCGGACACCCAATCGATCCACAGCAACCGGCTGGTGCCGATCTACGAAGTGCGCGGCGACCTGACCCCGAAAGTGTTGCGTTCCCTCCTCCTGAAAGCGTTGAAACAGCTTGAGTTGCAAATTCCCGAAATTCTCCCGCACCGCCTGCTGGCCAAATACAAACTGCTGTCGAAACGGGATGCGCTGTGGCAAATCCATCTGCCGCAGGATCGGGAAAGTTTGCGGCAGGCGAAGCGGCGGTTGGTATTTGAGGAATTTTTTTTGTTTCAACTGAAGCTGCAGGCGTTCCGCCACTTGCATAAAACGGACCAACCGGGGATCGCCCACAGCTTTACGAAGGAGCAGTGGGGCGAATTTTTGCGGGCACTGCCGTTTGAGCTGACGGATGGGCAAAAGCGAGCGGTACGCCAGATCCTGCTGGACATGCGGGCGCCGCACCCAATGAACCGCCTGCTGCAGGGAGACGTTGGCTCCGGCAAGACGATCATCGCGTTTTGCGCGATGTACGCCGCCTATTTGTCAGGATACCAATCGGCGATGATGGTACCGACCGAGATTTTGGCGGAACAGCATTACGAATCCGCAAGCAGGCTGTTGGGAGAGTTGGGAGTGCGCATCGGGCTGTTGACCGGCAGCATCCGCGAGACGGAGCGCAAAGAGTTGCTGGATAAGCTCGCCAATGGGGAACTCGATGCGGTGATCGGCACGCATGCGCTGCTGGAAGAAGGCGTCGAGTTTGCGAACCTCAGCCTGGTGGTAACGGATGAACAGCACCGGTTTGGCGTTGAGCAGAGGGCGATTTTTCGGCAAAAAGGGCATCATCCCGACGTGCTGTTCATGTCGGCCACCCCGATCCCCCGGACGCTGGCGATGTCGCTGTTCGGTGATCTGGATGTGTCGGTGCTGGATCAGATGCCGGCCGGCAGAAAGCCGATCCAAACGTATTGGGTGACGCCCGACAAGGAACAGCGGGTGATTCGCTTCCTGCGCAAAGAATTGGCGAAAGGGCGGCAGGCATACATCGTCGCTCCGCTGATCGAGGAATCGGAAAAAATGGAAGGCGTGGAAAACGCGATCGATCTCTACAGCCGGTTGTGCGAACCGCTAGCCGGTTTTCAGGTGGGGCTTATGCACGGCAAATTGCCGGCCCGGGAAAAAGAAGCGGTCATGCGGCGGTTTAAAGCGAATGAGATTCAGGTGTTGGTGTCCACTACGGTGATCGAGGTTGGGGTCAACGTGCCGAACGCGACGGTGATGGTGATCTACAACGCGGACCGGTTCGGGCTCGCCCAACTGCATCAGCTGCGGGGACGGGTCGGCCGCGGCGAACATGCTTCGACCTGCATTTTGATCGCCGAACCCCTGACCGAGACGGGCATCGAGCGAATGCAGGCGATGATCTCGACGCAAAACGGGTTTGAGTTGGCGGAGAAAGATTTGGAGTTGCGGGGACCGGGGGAATTTTTCGGGATCCGGCAGAGCGGGATGCCGGAGTTCCGGTTGGGGGATCTGGTGGCGGATGCGAATGTGATGCAGGCTGCACGGGAAGAGGCGCAGCAGTTGATCGATTCGCCAGACTTCTGGATTTTGCCGGAATATCAGGAACTGTTGGCCTACCTGAAAAATGAGAACGTGCTGAAAGCCCCCATCCAGGATTGA
- the spoVM gene encoding stage V sporulation protein SpoVM, with protein MRFYTIKLPKFLGGIVKAMLNVLKKD; from the coding sequence TTGCGGTTTTATACCATCAAGTTACCTAAGTTTCTCGGCGGTATCGTAAAAGCAATGTTGAATGTGTTGAAGAAAGACTGA
- the rsmD gene encoding 16S rRNA (guanine(966)-N(2))-methyltransferase RsmD has protein sequence MRVIAGELKGKRLAAVPGQTTRPTTDKVKESMFNIIGPYFAGGAVLDLFAGTGALGIEALSRGMDRAVFVDHDAKAIQVVRKNVELCGVTDRAQIYRNDARRAIAALAKRGQRFDLVFMDPPYQMDVIPQLARSLLEQHLLQDSAVIVAEHGKDRQLPDRIESLGRWKFVTYGDIAVSFYKKGTFSA, from the coding sequence ATGCGGGTCATCGCAGGAGAACTGAAAGGCAAACGGCTGGCTGCGGTGCCGGGCCAGACGACGCGGCCGACAACCGATAAGGTGAAGGAGTCGATGTTCAACATTATCGGTCCGTATTTTGCAGGAGGGGCCGTGTTGGATTTGTTCGCCGGCACGGGAGCGCTTGGCATCGAGGCGCTGTCGCGGGGGATGGACCGGGCCGTGTTTGTCGATCATGATGCGAAAGCGATTCAGGTGGTCAGGAAAAATGTGGAGCTTTGCGGAGTGACTGACCGCGCCCAGATTTACCGGAACGACGCACGAAGGGCGATCGCCGCGTTGGCGAAACGAGGCCAGCGGTTCGATCTCGTGTTCATGGACCCGCCGTACCAGATGGACGTGATTCCGCAACTGGCCAGATCGCTCCTGGAACAGCATCTGCTGCAGGACTCCGCCGTGATCGTCGCCGAGCACGGCAAGGATCGCCAGCTTCCCGACCGGATCGAATCGCTTGGTCGCTGGAAATTTGTTACATACGGTGACATAGCAGTCAGTTTTTACAAGAAAGGAACGTTTTCCGCATGA